Genomic segment of Arachnia propionica:
ACTGAAAGGGCACTACACCGACTACAAGACGGCCCTGCAGGAGTACTGCGCTCACAGCGGCCTGGAACCCCCCCGCTACGAGATCGTCGGCGAGGGACCCGATCATCAGCGTATCTTCACGGCCACCGCCATGGTGGGCGGAAAGGCCGTCGGGTCGGGGGTCGCCTCCAGCAAGAAACGCGCCGAGCAGCTGGCCGCCCACGAAGCCTGCCGGAGCCTGCTGCCAGATGCCTGAACTCCCGGAGGTCGAGGTGGTGCGCCGGGGCCTGGAGAACCACCTCAAAGGACGCGAGATCGAAGCGGTCACCGTCCTTCATCCCCGCCCCGTGCGTTCCCATCCCGCCGGCCCGGAGGGTTTCGTCTCCGATCTGGCGGGCCGGGGCGTTGACGCCGTCGCACGCCGGGGCAAGTACCTCTGGCTGGTCCTGGGCGATGACGCCATGATCGCCCACCTGGGGATGAGCGGACAATTCCGGGTGAACCGGCCCCAGGACCCCCAGCTGCGCAACACGCGGGTCCTGTTCGACCTCGACGACGGCACCCAGCTGCGTTTCGTCGACCAGCGCATGTTCGGTGGGCTCGAGTTCGTTCGGGGAGGCGGCGGGTGCCCGGTCCCGCACATCGCCCTCGACCCCTTCGACCCCGATTTCGATCCCGCAGCAGTGGCCTGTCGGATGCGGGCAAGACGCACCACGGTCAAGCGCGCCATCCTCGACCAAGGGCTCGTTTCCGGGATCGGGAACATCTACGCCGACGAATCCCTGTGGCGCGCGAAGCTGCACTTCGACCACCCCACGCAGCACCTCGCCCAGGCCCGCGCCGTCGCCCTGCTGGGGCACGCCCGCGATGTCATGTCGGAGGCCCTGGCCGCAGGCGGCACATCCTTCGATTCACTGTATGTCAATGTCAACGGCGAATCGGGGTATTTTGAACGTGGACTCGACGCCTACGGGCGCGAGGACCAACCATGCCGACGCTGCGCAACACCCGTGGTGCGCCGGCGATTCGCCAATCGAAGCAGCTTTCTGTGCCCGAGATGCCAGCGGCTGCCCAAGCCGTGAGGATGGTGCATGAACGCGATCGGTCGATTGCTCCGGAACAACAAGGACTCTCTGTGGCAGTTCATCCGGTTCGGTATCGTGGGTGGCCTCGGTGTTCTGGTGAACATGGGGGTGTTGATCGCGTGCCGGAAGCTTTTCCCGCTGCTCTGGGCCAGCGCGGGCGTTCCCGAGGGGGAGGGCGTGTGGTTCGCCATTCCGGGCACCGAGTACAACATCCGCTGGTACCACGTCATGTCCACCGTCGCGTTCCTGCTGGCTAACCTGTTCAACTTCCAGCTGAACCGCTGGTGGACCTTCAAGTCCCACAAACTGGCCGGATGGTTCCGGGAGTACTGGCCCTTCCTGATCGTAGGGCTGGTCGCGCTGGCCGTGGGCCAGGTGATCATCACGGCCCTGATGCACCCCCACTCCCCGGTTGCGCTGCCCGCCACCGTCTTCGACGGCTCCTCCGGTCTTCGGAGCCGCCAGTACTGGGCCAACCTGATCTCCATCATCTGCACCATCCCGGTCAACTTCTTGGTGAACAAGTTCTGGACCTTCCGGGCCGCCCGTCAGCCCTCCGGG
This window contains:
- the mutM gene encoding bifunctional DNA-formamidopyrimidine glycosylase/DNA-(apurinic or apyrimidinic site) lyase, whose amino-acid sequence is MPELPEVEVVRRGLENHLKGREIEAVTVLHPRPVRSHPAGPEGFVSDLAGRGVDAVARRGKYLWLVLGDDAMIAHLGMSGQFRVNRPQDPQLRNTRVLFDLDDGTQLRFVDQRMFGGLEFVRGGGGCPVPHIALDPFDPDFDPAAVACRMRARRTTVKRAILDQGLVSGIGNIYADESLWRAKLHFDHPTQHLAQARAVALLGHARDVMSEALAAGGTSFDSLYVNVNGESGYFERGLDAYGREDQPCRRCATPVVRRRFANRSSFLCPRCQRLPKP
- a CDS encoding GtrA family protein, yielding MNAIGRLLRNNKDSLWQFIRFGIVGGLGVLVNMGVLIACRKLFPLLWASAGVPEGEGVWFAIPGTEYNIRWYHVMSTVAFLLANLFNFQLNRWWTFKSHKLAGWFREYWPFLIVGLVALAVGQVIITALMHPHSPVALPATVFDGSSGLRSRQYWANLISIICTIPVNFLVNKFWTFRAARQPSGKQGGQSACTSNS